The Pseudalkalibacillus hwajinpoensis nucleotide sequence GTTGTATACGGACAGGATCTTGGACTTGCTGAAAAAGGCGGTGTTCGAACAAATGAAGCATACACGTCTCAGTATATGGATCATACCGTTTTTGAAGAGGATGGTTACATCGTTTGTACACGTCAAAATCAACCACAGCAGGGGGGATTTCCTTACCTTCAACAAGGTTCTCTCGGGAATACAAAAGGCTATTCTACAGATGGTTTTCAGTTCTTCGGGTTATCTTATAAGGAAACAAATGAACCAGAAAGGTTGAAGGAAGAGTCGCTAGCAAATGAAATCTATCAATATGAATTCGCCTATACAGCTCTTCAAACAGATCGCGTGAAGTTAAATGGAGAAAAAGAATTCACTTTTTATGGACTATTTCAAAATGATCATCCTCATTCGACTTCAAAGCCTGTTAGTCGAGATAACATTATCGCTTCTTGGGATTCGATTAAATTGGACCCACACCTAGAAAAAGCACAAGAACGAGTGCAGCATCATGTCGGACAGCCTATTCAATCTCTTGATATGACAGAGGAAGATATCATAGAGCTATTCCCTAATCGTCAACAAGAAGAGCGTGAGAATGGGGAGCTACTATCTTTTTTCACCGATACGTATGAGCACGTCGTATTAAAGCAAAAAGAACTTCTAGTCGAACGGCCACATGGGCATATTTTGATGTCTGGGGAAAATGATCGATTGAATCGGAATGTTATTTCGACAACGTCCTATATGTATGGTGTCTTCAATTCCCAAATTTCTTTAGGAAATACATCGTTTCATAAGATGATAAGCAATCAGCGTAATCCCCTTAATGTTCTAAAAACGTCGGGCCAGAGATTGTATGTGGAATACGAAGGAACCTATCGACTTTTAACAATGCCTTCATTATTTGAAATGGGATTTAATTACGCGCGCTGGTATTACAAATTTGAGAACGACACTATTATCATCACAAATTTTACAACCGTTGATTCTCAGCAAGTGCAGTTAGATGTGAGTTCGAAAAGTGGTAAAGAATATCGCTATTTGGTTACGAATCAAATCTCAATGGCTAACCATGAATATGAAGAAGTCTATGATGTGGAGCAGAAAGGTCGTGTTTTAACGTTCCGACCACATAGTTCCGAAAGTACAAAGGTCAATCCTAACCTCACTTATCAGTTATCCGTCTCCGGTACTGATATAGAAGTGGGAGATGAGCGTCTACTCGTTCATCCTATTGAAGAAGGGGATGCTTCGCTTGTTGTGCTTCAAATTCAATCTACACAACAGTTCTCATTACATATACAGGGGACACGTGATGGGGAGTATGCTCTCTCTGAACGAGAAGCAAGTGCTGAAATTAAACGCTACCGGGACTATTTAGGAAAGGTTATGAATCAGTTTCATCTCAGTCATAAAGAAAAGAATGCCGAGTTAGACAGAATGAACGCACTTGCTTGGTGGTACACGCACAATATGCTTGTGCATTATTCTGTTCCAAGAGGTCTTGAGCAATCGATTGGGGCAGCTTGGGGAACACGAGATGTTTGCCAGGGGCCAACTGAATATTTCATGGCGACGCAGAATTATGACTCTGTGAAAGAAATCATTCAAACAGTATACGCTCATCAATATGAAGATGAAGGTAACTGGCCACAGTGGTTTATGTTTGATGAGTATGGGGCTGTTCAGCAGGAGGAAAGTCATGGGGATGTTGTGATTTGGCCGCTAAAAGTCGTCGCTGACTACCTTGCTGTAACAGGTGATCATACGATTTTAGCTATGGAATTACCATATACCCTGCGAGAAGATTTTACATTTAGCGAAAAGAAACATTCATTAAAGGATCATATTAAAAAACAGCTTGAGTATGTGAAACGACATTTTCTCAACGATACCTTCCTTTCTTCTTATGGTGATGGGGATTGGGATGATACCCTTCAGCCTGCGAACGCTCAATTAAAAAAATACATGGTGAGTAGCTGGACGGTTGCGCTGACTTACCAGGCTGTGCGTAAGTTTGCAGATGCACTAGTAGAACCTGAATGGAAAAAGGATCTTCAGGAGCTTGCACTTGGAATTGAACGCGACTATCAGAAATTTCTCCTCGATACAGGAGTTCTTCCAGGGTTTTTGTATATGGAAGATCAAAAGCGTCCTGAAAAGATGCTTCATCCAGAGGATAAGAAGACAGGTATCCATTATCGTTTATTACCGATGATTAGAGGCATGATCAGTGAGCTTTTATCTGCAGAGGAAGCAGGAGATCATTACCAGATTATTAAAGAAAAGCTCGCATGCCCGGATGGTGTTCGATTAATGGATAAGCCTGCGAATTATAAAGGTGGAGTGAGTACTCATTTCAAAAGAGCGGAGCAAGCAGCGAACTTTGGAAGAGAAATTGGACTTCAATATGTTCATGCACATATTCGTTTTATTGAGGCAATGGCGAAACTTGGCCAAAGGGAAGAAGTTTGGAAGGGGCTACAAGTTATTAATCCGGTTGGTATTACGGATGTGGTGTCAAACGCAGAGAAACGACAAAGTAATGCCTACTTCAGTAGTTCAGATGGGAAATTCAATACGCGTTACGAGGCGCAGAATCGGTTTGATGATCTTAAAAGCGGATCAGTTCCGGTGAAAGGCGGTTGGCGGATTTATTCAAGTGGACCAGGAATTTATATGAATCAGCTTGTAACAAATGCACTTGGCATCCGCCAGGAAGAAGGAAACATGGTGCTTGACCCTATCCTTCCTACTAGACTAGATGGCCTTCGATTAGACTATCAGTTCTGGGGGATGGACGTTACTTTTCAGTATCATCTAACAAATGAAGAAAGAAAAGTTCATATAAACGGTGAGCGCGTTGAAACAGCTCTTAGCTCTAATCGTTATCGTGAGGGTGGAATGGTTGTTCGAAAGGCAGTTGCAGAAAAGTATTTGAATAGCGGCATGAACACTATTGAAATTTGGTTATGATGTAACATTTGAGGTAATTGTGGAATAAAATAATGAAACCGGGATATCGATACGTTTCGATATCCCGGTTTATTTTTACCTTATTTAATTGAGAAATTCTCTTTTATTAATAAATCTTCTGGTCTTTCGCCAATGTCATCTTCATGGAAGTAATCCTTAATAATGCCATCTTCCAGGTAGTTTGCGATCGCAACCATAGACATTCCTTGATCAAGCGCGAGGTACGCTTCTGTTACTTCTCCAGTTAGGACATTAACTGAATCATAAAAGCCGTATTTCCCGTAAGTACCAAAGTCTTTAAGTGTTTTTAAGTTCTTGTACACTTCTTTAGGTGCGTACTCTAATGCAAGGAAAGACGCATGTGGTGTTACAATTGCTCCTTCTGCACTATAACCGTCCATACCAAGAGGAGTTGCGCCAAATTCGGAATAGTCGTCAGGAGTTGCGGCAGGAGATAATCCCCATGCAGGATAGCCAAGCTCTTCTTTTGCATATTCGATTTGGATATCAACATGCTTTTGATTATTTAACCCAAGTGCGTTTTGACCAAGTTCCTTTTCTTTCAAGACAAGACCCGGCATTAAGGCTTCAAACATACTACCTCCCCAACTTGGTACATACTTTTGGTCATTGTATGTATAGTGACCTTCAAATACATCAATGCCATCATATGTTTTGGTATATCCTTCTGGTACTTGAGATTGCCAGTCCCAGCTTGCAGGCATTGTCCGATACATTTTCCACCAATGTTCTACAGGAACGTCTCCTTTACCAATCGAGATATAGCTCGCAAGGCGTGGTTCTGTATAAAACGCTCCGTAGTGATGCTCTGTAACGCTTTCAGTTGCTACATCGTACCCTCCGCGCATTTGGCCAACCTCTGAATCGTAGAGCTTAGAATAGTCCATCGCTTCCACTAATTCACTTGTTTGATCATTTAACTCAGGATAAGCTTGTCCGGCTACGATTAAACCTGCGGATAGCCAGCCGTTATCAACGGTTGAGATGAACTCACCCCAGTCGGTCATAAGTGAACCATCCTTAGTGAAGTACCAGTTATAATATAAACCATTCCACGTCTCGAGTTCTTCTAATGTTTGAAGTGTAGTTTGAATCCTGTGGACTGCTTCATCTCTTGAAATTATCCCAATTTCTTGAGCAGATACTGTACTCATGAAATACATGCCGATGTTTGTTGGTGATGTAAAGTCTTGTACTGTCTTTTCACCATTCTTCATTCGAACGGCATCATACGTTAATCCAGTCTTTTCATCCGTGAAATCTTCAAAGTACCGATACGTCTTCTTTGAAATCGCTTTCAATTGTTTGGAAAAGGCATGCTTCTTTCCTTTGGTAGAACTTTCAGCATTAGCGACTGGCAAGGATCCGGTTAAAACAATGGCTGCTACAAGAAAAAACAAAAGAAATTTTCTCATGAATCCACTTCCTTTCAAAATTAGTGAAACGTTTCGATTTTAGTATACATAAGGAACTGAGGATAGTAAACGGATTGAATAAAAAATATCAGAATTTACTAAAAACAGACCGATGGACATGGGAGAAAGGTTGGATAGTAAGGGGAGAGGGGGATTCGACATAAACCGCGGGTGACAGGCACCATCAAAAGCCGATAGGACAACTCCTATCGGCTTCCTTTATACCCGAGTCTTCTCGATATTTCTTTCCCGGCTTGTTTCAGAATGGGTAAATATTCAGCTAAGCGTTCTTCTGACATTTGAGGAACGGTGCCTGTAATGCTGATCGCGTACGTTGCACTTCCGAGATGGTCAAAGATCGGAACAGCGATGCAGCGAATGCCTTCTTCGTGTTCTTCGTCGTCAATAGCGAAGCCATTTTGACGAACTTTTTCTAATTCGTTTTGAAATTCTGTAGCGTCCGTGATGGTCCGATCTGTTAGCTTAAATAACTCTTTAGTTGAAAGGAAATCGTTTAGTTGCTTATCACTCGAATATGCTAAGATCGCTTTCCCTACACCTGTGCAATGAAGCGGAGCTTTTCGCCCAGTACGAGAGTATATCCGAATCGTGGACTGTGTTTCCACTTTATCAAGATAAATGACTTGATGATCTTCTTCGATCATAACAAGGTGAGCGATTTTTGAAGTTCGTTCACTTAATTCTTCAAGAACATTCCGCGCGACTTCTAAAATATTTAACTCATCGACAACCACATGGTACATCTCAATGAATTTCAACCCAAGTCGATAAGATGTTTGATCAGCCGAGCGCTGGATATATTGGTGTGACTCAAGGGTAGAAACAAGTCGATGAATCGTGCTTTTTGCCACATCAAGCTTGTTAGCGAGCTCTGTAATGCCCATTCCTTCTGGTTTTTCTTTCAATAGTTCTAAAATTTGAAGTGATCGATCGACAGACTGAATCATAACATCTTCCTTTCCTAGACCGATCACGACAATCAGAACGATTTAATTCGAATTGACAAGGGCATGTCGGCCTTTTTGTACTTCATCACAATATTGCTTTGCGAGGGATTGTAGTTCGCTGTATCGCTTTTCTGCGATTAAATCTTTTCGTAATAGGGAGCCACCAACACCTACGGCAGCTGCCCCAGCTCGTATATATTCCGCTGTATTTGAAAGACTTACTCCGCCGGTTGGCATCATGTTCACGTGAGCGAGAGGGCCTTTCACATCTTTAATGAAGGTTGGTCCAAGTACGCTTGCAGGGAAAATTTTCACAAGATCTGCCCCAGCTTGTTGGGCTTGCAGTATTTCTGTCGGCGTGAATACACCTGGTATCACAATTTTACCATATCGATTAGCGGTCAAAATGGTTTCTGTATTCATTGTTGGAGAGAAAATGAATTCGGCACCAGCGTGAATCGCCATGTTTGCTGATTGCGCATCAAGAACCGTACCTGCCCCAACAACTGCCTGACCTTTAAATGCAAGATTTGCTTCGCGAATCATATCAAGTGCCCCATCAGAATCAAGTGTGATTTCAATTCCACTAATACCACCATCTACAATTGCTTCAATCACTTGCATCACTTTATCTCGGTCAATTTTTCGAACGACGGCTACAACACCACCGTCCATCATTTTTGTTAAGATCGCCTGTTTCATTCTCCCACTCCTTTTATCTTAATACATCCTGTTTCGTTGCATTTAAAGATTCAATTTCTTGAATCGTTGGAAGCCCTTCAATATCGCCAAATACAGAAACAATGATGGAACCAATTAATGAGCCAAGATCAACAGATTCTTGAAATGTTTTCCCCTTCAGAAGGCCAGAGAGAACTCCTGCAGCAAAACCATCTCCTGCTCCAATGGGATCATTCACTTTAGAGACAGGATAGCTTTTCACAAATCCATTCTCACCATTTGCTGTGGCAAAGGTAGTCCCAATTGCTCCGTTTTTTATCGCGATTTTCTGAACGCCAGAGGCTAGAAAAAATGAAATGATTTCATCAGGATCACTTGTACCTATCAATTGTTCAGCTTCGTCTAGTCCTGGAAGAAGAATATCCGCTTGTCTTGCGAGGTCTAGCAATTTTTCTTGTCCATTTGGAATATTCTTCAGCAGTTTTATTCGAATATTAGGATCAAATGAAACCTTAATTTCATGTTTTTTAGCAAAGTGGAAAACCTCATTCACTAGCTCATAACAAGATTCACTCAACAGAGGAGTAATGCCAGTTAAGTGAACGATTCTCGCCCTTTTTATGTAGTCCCAGTTGATGTCTGCTGTAGTCATAGTGCTTGCAGCGGAACCACTGCGGTAATAGTAAACTTGATTGCGATCTGTTCGCTTTTCTTTAACATATAAGCCCGTTTGTTCTTCAGGGTCCATAAGGACATTCGTTGTATCGACCCCTTCGCCACGAATGGCATTTAATGTAAAATGACCTAATTCTTCATCGCCCAGCTTACTGATCCAGCCTACAGAGTGACCAAGCTTTGAAAGACCGATCGCTACGTTTGATTCAGCCCCGCCGATTCGCTTGTTAAACTGATTCGTATATCGAAGAGGGCCGGTAGAAGCGGCATCAAAAAGAACCATGGTTTCACCGAGTGTGACGACATCCAATTGTGATTGCATAAACTGCCTCCTTCTTGTTCCTTAATAAGGAACGGTGTTCTTCATTATGTTTTCACTTTACTGAATTGTGAAAATGATGTCAATTTAATTATGTGAGAATTTTCAAAAATATAGATCATGAGTATGAATTTTCTGTAAATACATTGCGTGAAAGTCAACTCTTATAAGACAAATATGGTAGGATAACGATATTACGACTTACAAGTATTGGGAAGGAGCGGTACGATGAAATTTGATT carries:
- a CDS encoding GH36-type glycosyl hydrolase domain-containing protein → MIDRGKACLRAGDMEAIFLKSGDLYELTTGNIMINQVLSNAIDGALNNLYLRVFTNEEISAYPLIGTKSNSTFQFGTSEAIWRGKVADVHYTVTFHLTEQNLWFWNVTLEGNDVEVDVVYGQDLGLAEKGGVRTNEAYTSQYMDHTVFEEDGYIVCTRQNQPQQGGFPYLQQGSLGNTKGYSTDGFQFFGLSYKETNEPERLKEESLANEIYQYEFAYTALQTDRVKLNGEKEFTFYGLFQNDHPHSTSKPVSRDNIIASWDSIKLDPHLEKAQERVQHHVGQPIQSLDMTEEDIIELFPNRQQEERENGELLSFFTDTYEHVVLKQKELLVERPHGHILMSGENDRLNRNVISTTSYMYGVFNSQISLGNTSFHKMISNQRNPLNVLKTSGQRLYVEYEGTYRLLTMPSLFEMGFNYARWYYKFENDTIIITNFTTVDSQQVQLDVSSKSGKEYRYLVTNQISMANHEYEEVYDVEQKGRVLTFRPHSSESTKVNPNLTYQLSVSGTDIEVGDERLLVHPIEEGDASLVVLQIQSTQQFSLHIQGTRDGEYALSEREASAEIKRYRDYLGKVMNQFHLSHKEKNAELDRMNALAWWYTHNMLVHYSVPRGLEQSIGAAWGTRDVCQGPTEYFMATQNYDSVKEIIQTVYAHQYEDEGNWPQWFMFDEYGAVQQEESHGDVVIWPLKVVADYLAVTGDHTILAMELPYTLREDFTFSEKKHSLKDHIKKQLEYVKRHFLNDTFLSSYGDGDWDDTLQPANAQLKKYMVSSWTVALTYQAVRKFADALVEPEWKKDLQELALGIERDYQKFLLDTGVLPGFLYMEDQKRPEKMLHPEDKKTGIHYRLLPMIRGMISELLSAEEAGDHYQIIKEKLACPDGVRLMDKPANYKGGVSTHFKRAEQAANFGREIGLQYVHAHIRFIEAMAKLGQREEVWKGLQVINPVGITDVVSNAEKRQSNAYFSSSDGKFNTRYEAQNRFDDLKSGSVPVKGGWRIYSSGPGIYMNQLVTNALGIRQEEGNMVLDPILPTRLDGLRLDYQFWGMDVTFQYHLTNEERKVHINGERVETALSSNRYREGGMVVRKAVAEKYLNSGMNTIEIWL
- a CDS encoding glucoamylase family protein, producing MRKFLLFFLVAAIVLTGSLPVANAESSTKGKKHAFSKQLKAISKKTYRYFEDFTDEKTGLTYDAVRMKNGEKTVQDFTSPTNIGMYFMSTVSAQEIGIISRDEAVHRIQTTLQTLEELETWNGLYYNWYFTKDGSLMTDWGEFISTVDNGWLSAGLIVAGQAYPELNDQTSELVEAMDYSKLYDSEVGQMRGGYDVATESVTEHHYGAFYTEPRLASYISIGKGDVPVEHWWKMYRTMPASWDWQSQVPEGYTKTYDGIDVFEGHYTYNDQKYVPSWGGSMFEALMPGLVLKEKELGQNALGLNNQKHVDIQIEYAKEELGYPAWGLSPAATPDDYSEFGATPLGMDGYSAEGAIVTPHASFLALEYAPKEVYKNLKTLKDFGTYGKYGFYDSVNVLTGEVTEAYLALDQGMSMVAIANYLEDGIIKDYFHEDDIGERPEDLLIKENFSIK
- a CDS encoding IclR family transcriptional regulator, with product MIQSVDRSLQILELLKEKPEGMGITELANKLDVAKSTIHRLVSTLESHQYIQRSADQTSYRLGLKFIEMYHVVVDELNILEVARNVLEELSERTSKIAHLVMIEEDHQVIYLDKVETQSTIRIYSRTGRKAPLHCTGVGKAILAYSSDKQLNDFLSTKELFKLTDRTITDATEFQNELEKVRQNGFAIDDEEHEEGIRCIAVPIFDHLGSATYAISITGTVPQMSEERLAEYLPILKQAGKEISRRLGYKGSR
- a CDS encoding bifunctional 4-hydroxy-2-oxoglutarate aldolase/2-dehydro-3-deoxy-phosphogluconate aldolase — its product is MKQAILTKMMDGGVVAVVRKIDRDKVMQVIEAIVDGGISGIEITLDSDGALDMIREANLAFKGQAVVGAGTVLDAQSANMAIHAGAEFIFSPTMNTETILTANRYGKIVIPGVFTPTEILQAQQAGADLVKIFPASVLGPTFIKDVKGPLAHVNMMPTGGVSLSNTAEYIRAGAAAVGVGGSLLRKDLIAEKRYSELQSLAKQYCDEVQKGRHALVNSN
- a CDS encoding sugar kinase, which translates into the protein MQSQLDVVTLGETMVLFDAASTGPLRYTNQFNKRIGGAESNVAIGLSKLGHSVGWISKLGDEELGHFTLNAIRGEGVDTTNVLMDPEEQTGLYVKEKRTDRNQVYYYRSGSAASTMTTADINWDYIKRARIVHLTGITPLLSESCYELVNEVFHFAKKHEIKVSFDPNIRIKLLKNIPNGQEKLLDLARQADILLPGLDEAEQLIGTSDPDEIISFFLASGVQKIAIKNGAIGTTFATANGENGFVKSYPVSKVNDPIGAGDGFAAGVLSGLLKGKTFQESVDLGSLIGSIIVSVFGDIEGLPTIQEIESLNATKQDVLR